Proteins encoded in a region of the Lepisosteus oculatus isolate fLepOcu1 chromosome 23, fLepOcu1.hap2, whole genome shotgun sequence genome:
- the LOC107075658 gene encoding T-cell surface glycoprotein CD3 delta chain — protein sequence MDGRNLFIAAAIALVLLTGLVSSQATKETITVKDEEDKIVFTCEGGKWIDASDNERLELEYQNKKTGYYTCDSENNATLYVKFRTCDNCIQADASTIAGIVVGDLVATLLIGVAVYCVSSQPKGRSYSNNKASDRVNLLQGDGLYQPLTGNQDSNYSQLERRPRRK from the exons ATGGACGGCAGAAATCTCTTCATCGCGGCTGCCATCGCTCTGGTGCTGCTCACTG GATTGGTGAGCAGTCAAG CTACCAAGGAGACGATCACAGTCAAAGATGAGGAAGACAAAATTGTCTTCACCTGTGAAGGAGGGAAATGGATTGATGCTTCTGACAATGAACGTCTGGAACTGGAGTACCAGAATAAAAAGACTGGTTATTACACATGCGATTCTGAAAATAACGCAACACTTTACGTGAAATTCCGGA CCTGTGACAACTGTATCCAAGCGGATGCCAGCACTATAGCAGGGATTGTGGTCGGTGATTTGGTGGCCACACTGCTGATCGGGGTGGCTGTGTACTGTGTCTCCTCTCAGCCCAAAGGAAGGAGCTACAGCAACAACAAAG CCTCTGACAGGGTGAACCTTCTCCAGGGTGACGGGCTCTACCAG CCTCTGACGGGGAACCAGGACTCGAACTACAGCCAGCTGGAACGGAGGCCTCGCAGGAAGTAG
- the LOC102693187 gene encoding transmembrane protein 25 — MPCVVRVRGLWPALVLCYSWASVLTGTAEPMPRIDGQQHSAITLQENATRQFSCQSEGWPLQAPPLLTWYLNGEEQGGADDRTGRLLLTSSSSSPPREVGVFNSSSAHNSTFTLRARKSDRELACAAADPRSRESYNATVLLNVQFQPEIVQVSAQYTEPADPGLSLVLFALVRSNPPATITWVDQSGQLVTNTSDFLILDSRSYPWLTNHTLRVTLSSLSGNVSLSANNSLGVSHSSITLRDFLQSHVEVPVLGILAGGALGFIVLLILSLLLLCVVCKKRKSSAGKTAGASVPQSESSRLRLDAVCLPRENMSLPSNLQLNDLSALCRGQERDRQKKEEEVEKDQSEQDLSAMYAIRGLNRFPMMGYIYKASSMSSDEIWL, encoded by the exons ATGCCGTGTGTGGTCCGGGTCAGGGGGCTGTGGCCTGCACTGGTGCTGTGTTACAGCTGGGCCTCTGTCCTCACAG GCACAGCGGAGCCCATGCCCAGGATTGATGGACAGCAGCACTCAGCAATCACGCTGCAGGAGAACGCCACGCGCCAGTTCAGCTGCCAGTCGGAGGGCTGGCCCCTCCAGGCCCCGCCTCTGCTCACCTGGTACCTGAACGGCGAGGAGCAGGGGGGCGCGGACGACAGGACAGGACGGCTGCTgctcacctcctcctcctcctcccccccgcGGGAGGTGGGCGTGTTCAACAGCAGCTCCGCCCACAACAGCACCTTCACGCTGCGCGCCCGCAAGTCCGACCGCGAGCTGGCCTGCGCCGCCGCGGACCCGCGCAGCAGGGAGAGCTACAACGCCACAGTGCTGCTGAACGTGCAGT TCCAGCCTGAGATTGTACAGGTCAGTGCTCAGTACACAGAACCTGCTGACCCTGGGCTCTCCCTGGTCCTGTTCGCCTTGGTTCGCTCCAACCCCCCCGCAACCATCACCTGGGTGGACCAGTCTGGCCAGCTGGTGACCAATACCTCTGACTTCCTCATCCTGGACTCGCGCAGCTACCCCTGGCTGACCAATCACACCCTGCGGGTGACGCTCAGCAGCCTATCAGGAAACGTGTCCCTGAGCGCCAACAACAGCCTGGGTGTCTCTCACTCCTCCATCACCCTCAGAG ACTTCCTGCAGTCTCACGTGGAGGTGCCAGTACTGGGAATCCTCGCTGGGGGGGCTCTGGGCTTCATCgtcctcctcatcctcagtcTTCTCCTCCTGTGTGTGGTCTgcaagaagaggaagagcagTGCTG GGAAGACAGCAGGGGCCTCAGTGCCCCAGAG TGAGTCGTCCCGTTTGCGCTTGGATGCTGTCTGTCTGCCTCGAGAGAACATGTCACTGCCCTCCAACCTGCAGCTCAATGACCTGAGTGCCCTGTGCAGAG ggcaggagagagaccgGCAGAAGAAGGAGGAAGAGGTGGAGAAAGACCAGTCCGAGCAGGATCTCTCCGCTATGTATGCTATCCGAG GGCTGAACCGGTTCCCGATGATGGGCTACATCTACAAGGCCTCCAGCATGAGCAGCGACGAGATCTGGCTCTGA
- the cbln20 gene encoding cerebellin 20 — protein MRGTLLMSFLCALLSPALQTDYSWTGTGTEGSNPDKQTAPENICLTDAASCGCCVMEKQMWRLEHYFNLTLLELKKGLDQAQASLNIIKASRSAFSVALTDTRRCLGPERDEVTVIYQSVFINLGGAYSTRTGVFTAPQPGVYSLALTVYSDAGSPSALLAACATLTRNGQPLAALSEKNNQDQEDSATVVLAAKLAAGDTVAVRLQPGCFLCDDQSHYNTFSGFLLFPTS, from the exons ATGAGAG GGACCCTGCTGATGAGCTTCCTCTGCGCCCTGCTCAGCCCGGCGCTGCAGACGGACTACTCTTGGACCGGCACCGGCACCGAGGGCAGCAACCCGGACAAGCAGACCGCTCCGGAGAACA TCTGCCTGACGGACGCGGCCTCCTGTGGCTGCTGTGTGATGGAGAAGCAGATGTGGCGCCTGGAGCACTACTTCAACCTGACGCTGCTGGAGCTGAAGAAGGGGCTGGACCAGGCGCAGGCCAGTCTCAACATCATCAAAG CGAGCCGCAGCGCCTTCTCCGTGGCGCTGACGGACACCCGCCGCTGCCTGGGGCCGGAGCGCGACGAGGTGACGGTGATCTACCAGAGCGTCTTCATCAACCTGGGGGGCGCGTACAGCACGCGCACGGGGGTCTTCACCGCGCCCCAGCCCGGCGTCTACAGCCTGGCCCTCACCGTCTACAGCGACGCCGGCTCCCCCAGCGCCCTGCTGGCCGCCTGCGCCACGCTGACCCGCAACGGGCAGCCCCTGGCGGCGCTGAGCGAGAAGAACAACCAGGACCAGGAGGACAGCGCCACCGTGGTGCTGGCCGCCAAGCTGGCCgccggggacaccgtcgccgTGCGCCTGCAGCCTGGCTGCTTCCTGTGCGACGACCAGAGCCACTACAACACCTTCTCCGGCTTCCTGCTCTTCCCCACCAGCTAA